A DNA window from Burkholderia sp. HI2500 contains the following coding sequences:
- a CDS encoding MurR/RpiR family transcriptional regulator, whose product MSSSEKPPATVEQFLQHLTQEYDGLSNRLKVIARHVETHRDQLGLEGIQTLAQACGVQPSAVVRFAKHFGFSGFSEMQKLFREGLAQQIAPGRAYNLRLRDVIESGSSSLQPEQIADEFIKGSIAGMQQLRQTLDSQALAQAVDLLADTQAIWIAGSRRAFPIAVYLDYALQHTDKRIGLFSALGSMHLGQIRSVREGDVMIVISFMPYAEETVQVAQQAVQRGARLIAITDSRMSPLAREAEVTLMVQDSATFGFRALTATMGLAQSLFVALAYRLELSYLPTADGAHGTQAG is encoded by the coding sequence ATGAGTTCATCCGAGAAACCTCCCGCCACCGTCGAGCAGTTCCTGCAGCACCTGACGCAGGAGTACGACGGCCTCAGCAATCGCCTGAAGGTGATTGCGCGCCACGTGGAAACGCATCGGGACCAGCTTGGCCTGGAAGGCATCCAGACGCTCGCGCAGGCGTGCGGCGTCCAGCCGTCGGCCGTCGTGCGCTTCGCGAAGCATTTCGGCTTTTCCGGCTTCTCCGAGATGCAGAAGCTGTTCCGCGAAGGGCTCGCGCAGCAGATCGCGCCGGGGCGCGCGTACAACCTGCGGCTGCGCGACGTGATCGAATCGGGCTCGTCGAGCCTGCAGCCCGAGCAGATCGCCGACGAATTCATCAAGGGCAGCATTGCCGGGATGCAGCAGCTGCGGCAGACGCTCGACTCGCAGGCGCTCGCGCAGGCCGTCGACCTGCTCGCCGATACGCAGGCGATCTGGATCGCGGGCTCGCGGCGCGCGTTTCCGATTGCCGTGTATCTCGATTACGCGCTGCAGCACACCGACAAGCGCATCGGGCTGTTCAGCGCGCTCGGCAGCATGCATCTCGGGCAGATCCGCTCGGTGCGCGAGGGCGACGTGATGATCGTCATCTCGTTCATGCCGTATGCGGAGGAAACCGTGCAGGTCGCGCAGCAGGCCGTGCAGCGCGGCGCACGGCTGATCGCGATCACCGACAGCCGGATGAGCCCGCTGGCGCGGGAGGCCGAGGTGACGCTGATGGTGCAGGACAGCGCGACGTTCGGCTTCCGCGCGCTGACGGCCACGATGGGTCTTGCGCAGAGCCTGTTCGTCGCGCTCGCGTACCGGCTCGAACTGTCGTACCTGCCGACCGCCGACGGCGCGCACGGCACGCAGGCCGGCTGA
- a CDS encoding sugar phosphate isomerase/epimerase family protein has protein sequence MKIALDPYMIRHLPLDRLPHAVAELGYDQIELSPRSDFLDWWVMPRATRERMAAFRQAMRASGVGLASLQPMYRWASPFEDERQWAVRCWKQAIEVAVEMECALMVSEFGRGASPERSVGERPGANPKELCEAAWFRSMDELLPILERERIVLSVEPHPEDWIEQLQPAIDIVTNIGSPSLRLSYIAPHTFYYGDDMAAMIAQAAPILAHVRVADTFDHRKSSQLRYIVNPPGSNQIRVHQHLDIGQGEIDWDVFFRALGAAGFDGVMSSCVFAWEDRAEASSRYMRDTIQRYVDRHFDRAAR, from the coding sequence ATGAAGATCGCGCTGGACCCCTACATGATTCGCCACCTGCCGCTCGACCGCCTGCCGCACGCGGTGGCCGAGCTCGGCTACGACCAGATCGAGCTGTCGCCGCGCAGCGACTTTCTCGACTGGTGGGTGATGCCCCGCGCCACACGCGAGCGGATGGCCGCTTTCCGGCAGGCGATGCGCGCGAGCGGCGTCGGCCTCGCGTCGCTGCAGCCGATGTACCGCTGGGCGAGCCCGTTCGAGGACGAGCGGCAATGGGCGGTGCGCTGCTGGAAGCAGGCGATCGAGGTGGCGGTCGAGATGGAGTGCGCGCTGATGGTGTCGGAGTTCGGGCGCGGCGCGTCACCCGAGCGCTCGGTCGGCGAACGGCCGGGGGCGAACCCGAAGGAGCTGTGCGAAGCCGCGTGGTTCCGGTCGATGGACGAGTTGCTGCCGATCCTCGAGCGCGAACGCATCGTGCTGTCGGTCGAGCCGCATCCGGAGGACTGGATCGAGCAGCTGCAGCCGGCGATCGACATCGTCACGAACATCGGCTCGCCGTCGCTGAGGCTGTCGTACATCGCGCCGCACACGTTCTACTACGGCGACGACATGGCCGCGATGATCGCGCAGGCCGCGCCGATCCTCGCGCACGTGCGCGTGGCCGACACCTTCGACCATCGCAAGAGCAGCCAGCTGCGCTACATCGTGAACCCGCCCGGTTCGAACCAGATTCGCGTGCACCAGCATCTTGACATCGGGCAGGGCGAGATCGACTGGGACGTGTTCTTTCGCGCGCTCGGCGCGGCAGGCTTCGACGGCGTGATGTCGTCGTGCGTGTTCGCGTGGGAGGACCGTGCGGAAGCGTCGTCGCGCTACATGCGCGACACGATCCAGCGCTACGTCGATCGCCATTTCGATCGCGCCGCGCGCTGA
- a CDS encoding Gfo/Idh/MocA family oxidoreductase, with protein MTLQIGVIGCGAIGQDHIRRLTRTLSGARVVAVNDIDPQQARDAVTKYGLDAEIYGDGHEVVAAADVQAVLVTSWGPTHEAFVLDAIAHGKPVFCEKPLAVTAEGCMRIVEAEVAHGKRLVQVGFMRPYDEGYRALKRVIDSGEIGAPLMLHCAHRNQSVGERYTTDMAITDTLIHELDVLRWLLGEDYVSTQVVYPRKTRHASAHLADPQIVLLETASGVRIDVEIFVNCQYGYDIQCEVVGEQGIAKLPDPPAVGLKHSARQSVEIMTDWKERFIASYDVELQAFIDGVRAHALTGPSAWDGYAAAVAADACVRAQKSGAVELIAMAERPAFYRG; from the coding sequence ATGACCTTGCAAATCGGCGTGATCGGCTGCGGTGCGATCGGCCAGGACCATATTCGCAGACTGACCCGCACGCTGTCCGGCGCGCGCGTCGTGGCCGTCAACGACATCGATCCGCAGCAGGCGCGCGACGCGGTGACGAAGTATGGGCTCGACGCGGAGATCTACGGCGACGGCCACGAGGTGGTCGCGGCCGCCGACGTGCAGGCCGTGCTCGTCACGTCGTGGGGGCCGACGCACGAAGCGTTCGTGCTCGACGCGATCGCGCACGGCAAGCCCGTGTTCTGCGAGAAGCCGCTCGCCGTCACGGCCGAAGGCTGCATGCGGATCGTCGAAGCCGAAGTCGCGCACGGCAAGCGGCTCGTGCAGGTCGGCTTCATGCGGCCGTACGACGAAGGCTATCGCGCGCTGAAGCGGGTGATCGACAGCGGCGAGATCGGCGCACCGCTGATGCTGCATTGCGCGCACCGCAACCAGTCGGTCGGCGAGCGCTACACGACCGACATGGCGATCACCGACACGCTGATCCACGAGCTCGACGTGCTGCGCTGGCTGCTCGGCGAGGACTACGTGAGCACGCAGGTCGTCTATCCGAGGAAGACGCGCCATGCGTCCGCGCATCTCGCCGATCCGCAGATCGTGCTGCTGGAAACCGCGAGCGGCGTGCGCATCGACGTCGAGATCTTCGTGAACTGCCAGTACGGCTACGACATCCAGTGCGAGGTGGTCGGCGAGCAGGGCATCGCGAAGCTGCCCGATCCGCCGGCCGTGGGGCTCAAGCATTCGGCGCGGCAGTCGGTCGAGATCATGACCGACTGGAAGGAGCGCTTCATCGCGTCGTACGACGTCGAGCTGCAGGCGTTCATCGACGGCGTGCGCGCGCATGCGCTCACCGGGCCGTCGGCCTGGGACGGCTACGCGGCGGCGGTCGCGGCCGACGCCTGCGTGCGTGCGCAAAAGAGCGGGGCGGTCGAGCTGATCGCGATGGCCGAACGCCCTGCGTTCTATCGCGGCTGA
- a CDS encoding ABC transporter permease codes for MGNLNPVADAQTMTLKTRHTKWPPELSIFLVLVGISLFFEIVGWIVVGQSFLFNTERLEIIVLQMAVIGIIAVGVNLVIITSGIDLSSGSVVAAAAVVSASLAQVSDFPRAVFPHLTDLPIIWPVLAGVCVGLLVGLLNGSLIAMTGIPPFIATLGTMVAARGFAKWFTNGMPVSMLTDQFAAIGAGANPVIIFLVIAAIFHVVLRYTRFGKYTYAIGANRHAAVVSGINVTRHLIFVYAIAGLLSGIAGTVTAARAISGQSGMGVMYELDAIAAVVIGGTSLSGGLGRVTGTVIGVLILGVMTSGFTFIRIDAYYQEMVKGAIIVAAVIADQYRNKKKRR; via the coding sequence ATGGGCAACCTGAACCCGGTCGCGGATGCGCAGACCATGACCCTCAAGACGCGGCACACGAAGTGGCCGCCCGAGCTGAGCATCTTCCTCGTGCTCGTCGGCATCAGCCTGTTCTTCGAGATCGTCGGCTGGATCGTCGTCGGCCAGAGCTTCCTGTTCAACACCGAGCGGCTCGAGATCATCGTGCTGCAGATGGCCGTGATCGGCATCATCGCGGTCGGCGTGAACCTCGTGATCATCACCAGCGGGATCGACCTGTCGTCGGGCTCGGTCGTGGCCGCCGCGGCGGTCGTCTCGGCGAGTCTCGCGCAGGTGTCCGACTTCCCGCGCGCGGTGTTTCCGCACCTCACCGACCTGCCGATCATCTGGCCCGTGCTCGCCGGCGTGTGCGTCGGGCTGCTGGTTGGCCTGCTGAACGGCTCGTTGATCGCGATGACGGGCATCCCGCCGTTCATCGCGACGCTCGGCACGATGGTCGCCGCGCGCGGCTTCGCGAAGTGGTTCACCAACGGGATGCCGGTGTCGATGCTGACCGACCAGTTCGCGGCCATCGGCGCGGGCGCCAATCCGGTGATCATCTTTCTCGTGATCGCCGCGATCTTCCACGTCGTGCTGCGCTACACGCGCTTCGGCAAGTACACCTATGCGATCGGCGCGAACCGTCATGCGGCCGTCGTGTCGGGCATCAACGTCACGCGCCACCTGATCTTCGTCTACGCGATCGCGGGCCTGCTGAGCGGGATCGCCGGCACCGTGACGGCCGCGCGCGCGATTTCCGGCCAGTCGGGCATGGGCGTGATGTACGAGCTCGATGCGATCGCGGCGGTCGTGATCGGCGGCACGTCGCTGTCGGGCGGCCTCGGCCGCGTGACGGGCACCGTGATCGGCGTGCTGATCCTCGGCGTGATGACGTCGGGCTTCACATTCATCCGCATCGACGCGTATTACCAGGAGATGGTCAAGGGCGCGATCATCGTCGCGGCCGTGATCGCCGACCAGTACCGCAACAAGAAGAAGCGCCGCTGA
- a CDS encoding sugar ABC transporter ATP-binding protein yields MFTARVARPMAGDDARAASSGSTGASAPPASSAADCVLEVRGVGKSFPGVVALDGVQFRVRRGTVHALMGENGAGKSTLMKIIAGVYTPDQGEILINGEPVVLNGPLDALDRGIAMIHQELNLMPYMTVAENIWIRREPKNRFGLIDHAALRRQTAELFERLSIDIDPETDVRTLTVASRQMVEIAKAVSFDSDVLIMDEPTSALTDKEVTHLFRIIRQLREQGKGIVYITHKMNELFEIADEFSVFRDGKYIGTHASSDVTRDDIIRMMVGREITQMFPKEEVPIGDVVLSVRNLGVDGVFRDVSFELRAGEILGVAGLVGSGRSNVAEALFGVVPATSGEIRIDGKPVRITTPAQAMKHGMAFLTEDRKDTGCFLNLDLLANMEAAVLSHRYVKFNFVQQAQLKRDCEAMSRMLRVKSPGLHEEIQNLSGGNQQKVLIGRWLLTQPRILILDEPTRGIDVGAKAEIHRLVSALAGKGVAVLMISSEMPEVLGMSDRVMVMHEGRMTGIVDRKDADQVRIMDLASR; encoded by the coding sequence ATGTTTACAGCCAGAGTCGCGCGCCCGATGGCCGGCGACGATGCGCGGGCCGCTTCGTCCGGCTCGACCGGCGCGTCGGCCCCGCCGGCTTCTTCCGCGGCCGACTGCGTGCTCGAGGTGCGCGGTGTCGGCAAGTCCTTTCCGGGCGTCGTCGCGCTCGACGGCGTGCAGTTCCGCGTGCGCCGCGGCACCGTCCACGCGCTGATGGGCGAGAACGGCGCGGGCAAGTCGACGCTGATGAAGATCATTGCCGGCGTCTACACGCCCGACCAGGGCGAGATCCTGATCAACGGCGAGCCGGTCGTGCTGAACGGCCCGCTCGATGCGCTCGACCGCGGCATCGCGATGATCCACCAGGAACTCAACCTGATGCCGTACATGACGGTCGCGGAGAACATCTGGATCCGCCGCGAACCGAAGAACCGTTTCGGCCTGATCGATCACGCCGCGCTGCGCCGCCAGACGGCCGAGCTGTTCGAACGGCTGTCGATCGACATCGATCCGGAAACCGACGTGCGCACGCTGACCGTCGCGAGCCGCCAGATGGTCGAGATCGCGAAGGCCGTGTCGTTCGACTCCGACGTGCTGATCATGGACGAGCCGACTTCCGCGCTGACCGACAAGGAAGTCACGCACCTGTTCCGGATCATTCGCCAGCTGCGCGAGCAGGGCAAGGGCATCGTCTACATCACACACAAGATGAACGAGCTGTTCGAGATCGCCGACGAGTTCTCGGTGTTCCGCGACGGCAAGTACATCGGCACGCATGCATCGAGCGACGTCACGCGCGACGACATCATCCGCATGATGGTCGGGCGCGAGATCACGCAGATGTTCCCGAAGGAAGAGGTGCCGATCGGCGACGTCGTGCTGTCGGTGCGGAACCTCGGCGTCGACGGCGTGTTCCGCGACGTGAGCTTCGAGCTGCGCGCGGGCGAGATCCTCGGCGTGGCCGGCCTCGTCGGCTCGGGGCGCTCGAACGTCGCGGAGGCGCTGTTCGGCGTCGTGCCGGCCACGTCGGGCGAGATCCGGATCGACGGCAAGCCGGTGCGCATCACGACGCCCGCGCAGGCGATGAAGCACGGGATGGCCTTTCTCACCGAAGACCGCAAGGACACCGGCTGCTTCCTGAATCTCGACCTGCTCGCGAACATGGAAGCGGCGGTGCTCAGCCACCGCTACGTGAAGTTCAATTTCGTGCAGCAGGCGCAACTGAAGCGCGACTGCGAGGCAATGAGCCGGATGCTGCGCGTGAAGTCGCCCGGGTTGCACGAGGAAATCCAGAACCTGTCGGGCGGCAACCAGCAGAAGGTGCTGATCGGCCGGTGGCTGCTCACGCAGCCGCGCATCCTGATCCTCGACGAACCGACGCGCGGCATCGACGTCGGCGCGAAGGCCGAGATCCACCGGCTCGTCAGCGCGCTCGCCGGCAAGGGCGTCGCGGTGCTGATGATCTCGTCGGAGATGCCGGAAGTGCTGGGAATGAGCGATCGCGTGATGGTGATGCACGAAGGGCGCATGACCGGCATCGTCGATCGCAAGGACGCCGACCAGGTCCGCATCATGGATCTCGCGTCGCGCTGA
- a CDS encoding TIM barrel protein, translated as MTMKMGCAPCCWGVDDVKNPHLPPWRQVLAEAAEAGYSGIELGPYGYIPLELDVVSAELERQRLSITAGTIFDDLVSPESLPNLLRQTREICALITRLPKLPTQDGQRYAAPYLVVMDWGHDERDYAAGHGDRAPRLSDDSWAAMVDHIRQIATIARDEFGVRTVIHPHAGGYIEFADEIDRIVADIPAGMAGLCLDTGHLYYSGMDPEAWLRRHAARLDYVHFKDIDAAVYDAVMGEHIAFFAACARGVMCPIGTGVLDYRSIRHALDDIGYAGYITIEQERDPRNAGTSLRDVAASRAFLASAGFA; from the coding sequence ATGACGATGAAGATGGGTTGCGCACCGTGCTGCTGGGGTGTCGACGACGTGAAGAACCCGCACCTGCCGCCGTGGCGGCAGGTGCTTGCCGAAGCCGCCGAGGCCGGCTACTCGGGCATCGAGCTCGGGCCGTACGGCTACATCCCGCTCGAACTCGACGTGGTGAGCGCCGAGCTCGAGCGGCAACGCCTGAGCATCACCGCCGGCACGATCTTCGACGATCTCGTGTCGCCTGAGAGCCTGCCGAACCTGTTGCGCCAGACGCGCGAGATCTGCGCGCTGATCACGCGGCTGCCGAAGCTGCCGACGCAGGACGGCCAGCGCTACGCGGCGCCGTACCTCGTCGTGATGGACTGGGGCCACGACGAACGCGACTACGCGGCCGGCCACGGCGATCGCGCGCCGCGGCTGTCGGACGACAGCTGGGCGGCGATGGTCGACCACATCCGGCAGATCGCGACGATCGCGCGCGACGAATTCGGCGTGCGCACGGTGATTCATCCGCATGCGGGCGGCTACATCGAGTTCGCGGACGAGATCGACCGGATCGTCGCCGACATTCCGGCCGGCATGGCCGGCCTCTGTCTCGACACGGGCCACCTGTACTACTCGGGCATGGATCCGGAAGCCTGGCTGCGCCGCCACGCGGCGCGCCTCGACTACGTGCATTTCAAGGACATCGACGCGGCCGTGTACGACGCGGTGATGGGCGAGCACATCGCGTTCTTCGCCGCGTGCGCGCGCGGCGTGATGTGCCCGATCGGCACCGGCGTGCTCGACTACCGGTCGATCCGGCACGCGCTCGACGACATCGGCTACGCGGGATACATCACGATCGAGCAGGAGCGCGACCCGCGCAATGCCGGCACGAGCCTGCGCGACGTCGCCGCGAGCCGCGCGTTTCTCGCATCGGCCGGCTTCGCGTGA
- a CDS encoding Gfo/Idh/MocA family protein: MIDGQILLGHSIRWGMVGGGLGSQIGYSHRSAALRDGSFQLVAGAFDIDPERGRQFGVKLGVAAERCYPDYATMFDAEARRPDGIRAVSIATPNNTHFEICRAALNAGLHVVCEKPLCFTTEEAEALQRLSVEKNRIVGVAYGYSGHQMIEQAREMIARGDLGEIRIVQMQFAHGFHSEGVEAASAAARWRVDPKFAGPSYVLGDIGTHPLYISEVMAPELKIRRLMCSRQSFVKSRAPLEDNAFTIMEYDTGAVGYVWSSAVNAGSMHSQKVRVIGSKASVEWWDEHPNQLRYEVQGQPAQVLDRGMGYLHPHALREDRIGAGHPEGLFEAWSNLYARFALAMDAADRGDVAALKNIRYPDVHAGVEGVRWVENCVRSADAGGVWVDYR, translated from the coding sequence ATGATTGACGGACAGATTCTGCTTGGACATTCGATTCGCTGGGGCATGGTCGGCGGCGGGCTCGGCAGCCAGATCGGCTACAGCCACCGGTCGGCCGCGCTGCGCGACGGCAGCTTCCAGCTGGTCGCCGGCGCGTTCGACATCGATCCCGAACGCGGCCGCCAGTTCGGCGTGAAGCTCGGCGTCGCGGCCGAGCGCTGCTATCCCGACTACGCGACGATGTTCGACGCCGAGGCGCGCCGCCCGGACGGCATTCGCGCGGTCTCGATCGCGACGCCGAACAACACGCACTTCGAGATCTGCCGCGCCGCGCTGAACGCGGGGCTGCACGTGGTCTGCGAGAAGCCGCTGTGCTTCACGACCGAGGAGGCCGAGGCGCTGCAGCGGCTGTCGGTCGAGAAGAACCGGATCGTCGGCGTCGCGTACGGTTATTCCGGACACCAGATGATCGAGCAGGCGCGCGAGATGATCGCGCGCGGCGATCTCGGCGAGATCCGCATCGTGCAGATGCAGTTCGCGCACGGGTTCCACAGCGAGGGTGTCGAGGCCGCGAGCGCGGCTGCGCGCTGGCGCGTCGACCCGAAGTTCGCGGGCCCGAGCTACGTGCTCGGCGACATCGGCACGCATCCGCTGTACATCTCCGAGGTGATGGCGCCCGAGCTGAAGATCCGGCGCCTGATGTGTTCGCGGCAGAGCTTCGTGAAGAGCCGCGCGCCGCTGGAAGACAACGCGTTCACGATCATGGAATACGACACGGGTGCGGTCGGCTACGTGTGGTCGAGCGCGGTGAACGCGGGCTCGATGCACAGCCAGAAGGTGCGCGTGATCGGCTCGAAGGCGAGCGTCGAGTGGTGGGACGAGCATCCGAACCAGCTGCGCTACGAAGTGCAGGGGCAGCCGGCGCAGGTGCTCGATCGCGGAATGGGTTATCTGCATCCGCATGCATTGCGCGAGGATCGCATCGGCGCCGGGCATCCGGAAGGGCTGTTCGAGGCCTGGTCGAACCTGTATGCGCGCTTCGCGCTCGCGATGGATGCGGCCGACCGCGGCGACGTCGCGGCACTGAAGAACATCCGCTATCCGGACGTCCATGCGGGCGTGGAAGGCGTGCGCTGGGTCGAGAACTGCGTGCGCTCCGCCGATGCGGGCGGCGTGTGGGTCGACTATCGTTGA
- a CDS encoding CoA-acylating methylmalonate-semialdehyde dehydrogenase, translated as MNPVPAYTSDADVGHYVDGAPIAGRSGRFQDVLNPALGRAVRRVALADDSEVQQAVASAHAAFPAWAATPPIRRARVLHRFLQLMNEHRDTLAAIITAEHGKVFSDAQGEVARGIDIIEFACGVPQLLKGDFTDQVSTGIDNWTMRQPLGVVAGITPFNFPCMVPCWMFPVAIATGNTFVLKPSERDPSAALFIADLLTQAGLPAGVFNVVQGDKGAVDALLDHPDVQAVSFVGSTPIAAYVQQRAVQSGKRVQALGGAKNHLVVMPDANLEQAVDALIGAAYGSAGERCMAISVAVLVGDIADQIVPLVAERARKLVIGDGMSPEVEMGPIVTGDALKRIEGYIEQGVNEGAQLVVDGRGLRVPGREAGFFTGGTLFDHVTPDMRIYQEEIFGPVLGCVRVKDFGEAVDLINAHEFGNGVSCFTSDGGIAREFARRIQVGMVGINVPIPVPMAWHGFGGWKKSLFGDMHAYGEEGVRFYTRQKSVMQRWSSSIGKGAEFAMPTAK; from the coding sequence ATGAATCCGGTTCCCGCGTACACCTCCGACGCCGACGTCGGCCACTATGTCGACGGCGCGCCCATCGCCGGCCGCAGCGGCCGCTTCCAGGACGTCCTCAACCCGGCGCTCGGCCGCGCGGTGCGCCGCGTGGCGCTCGCCGACGACAGCGAAGTGCAGCAGGCCGTCGCGTCGGCCCACGCCGCGTTCCCGGCCTGGGCCGCGACGCCGCCGATCCGCCGCGCGCGCGTGCTGCACCGCTTCCTGCAACTGATGAACGAGCACCGCGACACCCTCGCGGCGATCATCACGGCCGAGCACGGCAAGGTGTTCTCCGATGCGCAGGGCGAAGTCGCGCGCGGCATCGACATCATCGAATTCGCGTGCGGCGTGCCGCAGCTGCTGAAGGGCGACTTCACCGACCAGGTCAGCACCGGCATCGACAACTGGACGATGCGCCAGCCGCTCGGCGTCGTCGCGGGCATCACGCCGTTCAACTTCCCGTGCATGGTGCCGTGCTGGATGTTCCCGGTCGCGATCGCGACGGGCAACACGTTCGTGCTGAAGCCGAGCGAGCGCGACCCGTCGGCGGCCCTGTTCATCGCCGACCTGCTCACGCAGGCCGGTCTCCCGGCCGGCGTGTTCAACGTCGTGCAGGGCGACAAGGGCGCGGTCGACGCGCTGCTCGACCACCCCGACGTGCAGGCCGTCAGCTTCGTCGGCTCGACGCCGATCGCGGCATACGTGCAGCAGCGTGCCGTGCAATCGGGCAAGCGTGTGCAGGCACTCGGCGGCGCGAAGAACCACCTCGTCGTCATGCCCGACGCGAACCTCGAGCAGGCCGTCGATGCACTGATCGGCGCCGCGTACGGCTCGGCCGGCGAGCGCTGCATGGCGATCAGCGTCGCGGTGCTGGTGGGCGACATCGCGGACCAGATCGTGCCGCTGGTGGCCGAGCGCGCGCGCAAGCTGGTGATCGGCGACGGCATGTCGCCGGAAGTCGAGATGGGCCCGATCGTCACCGGCGACGCGCTGAAGCGCATCGAAGGCTATATCGAGCAAGGCGTGAACGAAGGCGCGCAACTGGTGGTCGACGGCCGCGGGCTGCGCGTGCCGGGCCGCGAGGCCGGCTTCTTCACCGGCGGCACGCTGTTCGATCACGTGACGCCCGACATGCGCATCTACCAGGAAGAAATCTTCGGGCCCGTGCTCGGCTGCGTGCGCGTGAAGGATTTCGGCGAGGCGGTCGACCTGATCAACGCGCATGAATTCGGCAACGGCGTGTCGTGCTTCACGAGCGACGGCGGCATCGCGCGCGAGTTCGCGCGGCGCATCCAGGTCGGCATGGTCGGCATCAACGTGCCGATTCCGGTGCCGATGGCATGGCATGGCTTCGGCGGCTGGAAGAAGAGCCTGTTCGGCGACATGCACGCGTACGGCGAGGAAGGCGTGCGCTTCTACACGCGCCAGAAGTCGGTGATGCAGCGCTGGTCGTCGAGCATCGGCAAGGGTGCCGAATTCGCGATGCCGACCGCGAAGTAA
- a CDS encoding sugar ABC transporter substrate-binding protein, with product MKTKLMAVAAAAILAAPLAHAEKIGVTMASFDDTFLTILRNSIADSAKKDGATVQIEDGGNDVGKQLSQVQNMIAQKVDAIIVNAVDTDATPKITKMVTAAKIPLVYVNRKPVDFDKLPAGVAVVASDEKQSGTLQARQVCKLLGGKGDLLVLMGELSNESARARTKDIEDVIATKDCAGMKIVDKREGKWSRTQGQDITMNWLSSGTKYDAIISNNDEMAIGAINALKAARKWTPKTIVAGIDATPDGLASMKSGELKVSVYQNASGQGQQAVAAALKLAKKQSVDRYVNVPFELVTPENMNQYAKH from the coding sequence ATGAAGACCAAGCTGATGGCCGTCGCGGCCGCCGCGATCCTGGCAGCGCCGCTCGCGCATGCCGAGAAGATCGGCGTGACGATGGCGTCGTTCGACGACACGTTCCTGACCATCCTGCGCAACAGCATCGCCGATTCGGCGAAGAAGGACGGCGCGACGGTGCAGATCGAGGACGGCGGCAACGACGTCGGCAAGCAGTTGAGCCAGGTCCAGAACATGATCGCGCAGAAGGTCGACGCGATCATCGTGAACGCGGTCGATACCGACGCGACGCCGAAGATCACCAAGATGGTGACGGCGGCCAAGATTCCGCTCGTCTACGTGAACCGCAAGCCGGTCGATTTCGACAAGCTGCCGGCCGGCGTCGCGGTGGTCGCGTCCGACGAGAAGCAGTCGGGCACGCTGCAGGCGCGCCAGGTGTGCAAGCTGCTCGGCGGCAAGGGCGACCTCCTCGTGCTGATGGGCGAGCTGTCCAACGAATCGGCGCGCGCCCGCACCAAGGACATCGAGGACGTGATCGCGACGAAGGATTGCGCGGGCATGAAGATCGTCGACAAGCGCGAGGGCAAGTGGAGCCGCACGCAGGGCCAGGACATCACGATGAACTGGCTGAGCTCCGGCACGAAGTACGACGCGATCATCTCCAACAACGACGAGATGGCGATCGGCGCGATCAACGCGCTGAAGGCCGCGCGCAAGTGGACGCCGAAGACGATCGTCGCCGGCATCGACGCGACGCCGGACGGCCTGGCGTCGATGAAGAGCGGCGAGCTGAAGGTGTCGGTGTACCAGAACGCATCCGGGCAGGGGCAGCAGGCCGTCGCGGCCGCGCTCAAGCTCGCGAAGAAGCAGTCTGTCGACCGCTACGTGAACGTGCCGTTCGAGCTCGTGACGCCCGAGAACATGAACCAGTACGCGAAGCATTGA